In the genome of Desulfuromonas sp. DDH964, one region contains:
- a CDS encoding tRNA pseudouridine(65) synthase TruC has product MTDPVLLYRDADYVIVHKPAGLLVHRSPIDSRETRFALQLVRDLVGMRVYPVHRLDKPTSGILAFGTSGEAARRLAELFAAGQVEKTYLAVARGVVPDCGVIDHPLVEELDRYGDPLAEPDKGPQQAVTAYRRLASVELPFAVGRYPTSRYSLVEARPKTGRRHQLRRHFKHLLHPLIGDTKYGEGRHNRFFREEFGCNRLLLAAVELAFVHPSTGEALHIVAPLEADFLGIVNRLGWGGALDAGWRG; this is encoded by the coding sequence ATGACCGACCCGGTCCTGCTCTACCGCGACGCCGACTACGTCATCGTCCACAAGCCTGCCGGCCTTTTGGTCCACCGCAGCCCCATTGACAGCCGCGAGACCCGCTTCGCTCTGCAGCTGGTGCGCGACCTCGTCGGCATGCGCGTCTACCCGGTGCACCGCCTCGACAAGCCGACCTCCGGCATCCTCGCCTTCGGCACCTCCGGTGAAGCCGCCCGCCGCCTTGCCGAACTCTTCGCCGCCGGCCAGGTCGAAAAAACCTACCTCGCCGTCGCCCGCGGCGTCGTCCCCGACTGCGGTGTCATCGACCATCCCCTGGTCGAGGAGCTCGACCGCTACGGCGATCCCCTCGCCGAGCCCGACAAGGGGCCGCAGCAGGCGGTCACCGCCTACCGCCGCCTCGCCAGCGTCGAGCTCCCCTTTGCCGTCGGCCGCTACCCGACCAGCCGCTACAGCCTGGTCGAAGCCCGCCCCAAGACCGGCCGCCGCCACCAGCTGCGTCGTCACTTCAAGCACCTGCTCCATCCCCTGATCGGCGACACCAAGTACGGCGAAGGGCGCCACAACCGCTTCTTCCGCGAGGAGTTCGGCTGCAACCGTCTGCTCCTCGCTGCCGTCGAGCTCGCTTTTGTCCACCCGTCGACCGGTGAGGCGTTGCATATCGTCGCGCCGTTGGAGGCGGACTTCCTTGGGATCGTCAACCGGCTCGGCTGGGGTGGGGCGCTGGATGCGGGGTGGCGTGGCTAA
- a CDS encoding DUF3592 domain-containing protein, producing the protein MTEIFQNGMFVFLGAAGLLILLIGALLIGVGLFSLQRRSASRHWPQVPATIEVSEVRPETFSETQMYKPVVSYRYTTPAGTFTSHNLATTGRLYAKPAKAQKIADRYLVGTTVMARYNPDDPGEAMVEPEGLGGGLMFIVFGLLCMIPPAVGGYQAGLSPRAIGLILAIPALVITVLLLRSRSGTAAARAKGLLPPAGEGSDADVAALMARGEKLLAIRLYRELHGSGLKEAKEAVETLDRDARNAAP; encoded by the coding sequence GTGACCGAGATTTTTCAGAATGGCATGTTCGTTTTTCTCGGCGCTGCCGGTCTGCTGATCCTGCTGATCGGGGCGCTGCTGATCGGGGTCGGTCTCTTTTCCCTGCAGCGGCGCAGTGCTTCCCGCCATTGGCCGCAGGTGCCGGCGACGATCGAGGTCAGCGAGGTCCGTCCGGAGACATTTAGTGAAACGCAAATGTACAAGCCGGTGGTCAGCTACCGCTACACGACCCCCGCTGGCACCTTCACCAGTCACAACCTGGCGACCACCGGTCGCCTCTACGCCAAACCGGCCAAAGCGCAAAAGATTGCCGATCGCTATCTGGTTGGCACCACGGTGATGGCGCGCTACAACCCCGACGATCCTGGTGAGGCGATGGTCGAGCCGGAGGGTCTGGGCGGCGGACTGATGTTCATCGTTTTCGGCCTGCTCTGTATGATCCCTCCGGCAGTGGGTGGCTACCAGGCCGGCCTCTCGCCCAGAGCGATCGGCCTGATCCTCGCCATTCCCGCCCTGGTCATCACGGTTCTGCTGCTGCGCAGCCGTTCCGGCACCGCTGCCGCCCGCGCCAAGGGGCTGCTGCCGCCGGCGGGAGAGGGAAGCGATGCCGATGTCGCTGCGCTGATGGCGCGCGGCGAAAAACTGCTCGCCATCCGTCTCTACCGCGAGCTTCATGGCAGCGGGCTCAAGGAGGCGAAGGAGGCGGTCGAGACCCTGGATCGGGACGCCAGGAACGCCGCGCCATGA
- a CDS encoding transglutaminase-like domain-containing protein: protein MQRLGLIFLALLLFATPALATTAAGTLTANFDLSGQAAGQEVKLWLPYPVSDADQAISNVRIGGDYAEAAVYTDRTYGTPMLYARWNADAKSRVLTFSFDVVRDEVQVRDLATPETPWDPSDYARYLAPTMLGPTDGQIKKIADEITKGETTVLGKTHAVYNWIVDNMYRDPETRGCGTGDVCALLIRPGGKCADISSVFIALARAAGVPCREVFGIRLGKAPLVDITGWQHCWAEFYLPGTGWVPVDPADVRKAMLVQKLELKDPKVAELRSYFWGGIDPYRVRLSEGRDLLLAPPQAGAPVNYLMYPYAEVGGQVVDWLDPATFKYSITYRQ from the coding sequence ATGCAAAGACTCGGTTTAATCTTCCTCGCCCTGCTCCTCTTCGCCACCCCGGCCCTGGCGACCACCGCCGCCGGCACCCTGACCGCCAACTTCGACCTCTCCGGCCAGGCGGCCGGCCAGGAGGTCAAACTCTGGCTCCCCTACCCGGTCTCCGACGCCGACCAGGCGATCAGCAACGTCCGCATCGGCGGCGACTATGCCGAGGCCGCTGTCTACACCGACCGCACCTATGGCACGCCGATGCTCTACGCCCGCTGGAACGCCGACGCCAAGAGCCGGGTGCTGACCTTCAGCTTCGACGTGGTCCGTGACGAGGTGCAGGTGCGCGACCTTGCCACCCCGGAGACGCCCTGGGACCCTAGCGACTATGCGCGCTATCTGGCGCCGACCATGCTCGGGCCGACCGACGGCCAGATCAAGAAGATCGCCGACGAAATCACCAAGGGGGAGACGACCGTCCTCGGCAAGACCCATGCAGTCTACAACTGGATCGTCGACAACATGTACCGCGACCCCGAGACACGCGGCTGCGGCACCGGCGATGTCTGCGCGCTGCTGATCCGCCCCGGCGGCAAGTGCGCCGACATCTCCTCGGTCTTCATCGCCCTCGCCCGCGCCGCCGGCGTCCCCTGCCGCGAAGTCTTCGGCATCCGCCTCGGCAAGGCGCCGCTGGTTGACATCACCGGCTGGCAGCATTGCTGGGCCGAGTTCTACCTCCCCGGCACCGGCTGGGTGCCGGTCGACCCCGCCGACGTCCGCAAGGCGATGCTGGTGCAGAAGCTGGAGCTGAAAGATCCCAAGGTCGCCGAGCTGCGCAGCTACTTCTGGGGCGGCATCGACCCCTACCGGGTGCGCCTCAGCGAAGGACGCGACCTGCTCCTCGCCCCGCCCCAGGCCGGCGCGCCGGTCAACTACCTGATGTATCCCTACGCCGAGGTCGGCGGCCAGGTCGTCGACTGGCTCGACCCGGCGACCTTCAAGTACAGCATCACCTACCGCCAGTAG
- a CDS encoding carbohydrate deacetylase, translating to MIRLIINADDLGSGPGRDRGILRAFRDGVVTSASLLANGPSFESAARAALEGGLPVGVHLNCSEGEPLAGPIAGLTDPRGAFPGKIELRRRLAAGTLPLPELRRELRAQLERTLATGLRPDHLDSHQHCGLFPAICRLLIELASEYRIPALRLPLPAEPAAADPAGELGAELALYRQLAPAACASIRAAGLFIPDGLWGMPLLDRLDLAALTRLLTELPAGNWELMVHPGEPDPGHPFSGPQRLAELAALCAPELRPLIASRGIELTSFGACACAS from the coding sequence ATGATTCGCCTCATCATCAACGCCGACGACCTCGGCAGCGGCCCAGGACGGGACCGCGGCATCCTGCGCGCCTTTCGCGACGGGGTGGTGACCAGCGCCTCGCTCCTCGCCAACGGCCCGAGCTTTGAGAGTGCCGCCCGCGCCGCACTCGAGGGCGGGCTGCCGGTCGGGGTGCACCTCAACTGCTCCGAAGGCGAGCCCCTGGCCGGGCCGATCGCCGGCCTCACCGACCCCCGCGGCGCCTTCCCCGGCAAGATCGAGCTGCGCCGGCGCCTCGCCGCCGGCACCCTGCCACTGCCGGAACTGCGTCGGGAACTGCGCGCCCAGCTCGAACGCACCCTGGCAACCGGGCTGCGGCCCGACCATCTCGACAGTCACCAGCACTGCGGCCTCTTTCCGGCGATCTGCCGACTGCTGATCGAGCTGGCCAGCGAGTACCGGATCCCGGCGTTGCGCCTGCCGCTGCCGGCGGAACCGGCTGCCGCCGACCCGGCCGGCGAGCTCGGCGCCGAACTCGCCCTCTACCGGCAGCTCGCCCCGGCGGCCTGCGCCAGCATCCGTGCCGCCGGCCTCTTCATCCCCGACGGGCTGTGGGGGATGCCGCTCCTCGACCGCCTCGACCTCGCTGCCCTGACGCGGCTGCTCACGGAGCTGCCCGCCGGGAACTGGGAGCTGATGGTTCACCCCGGCGAGCCCGACCCCGGCCACCCCTTCTCCGGGCCGCAGCGGCTCGCGGAACTGGCCGCCCTCTGCGCCCCCGAGCTGCGCCCGCTGATCGCGAGCCGCGGGATAGAACTGACCAGCTTCGGAGCCTGCGCATGCGCATCCTGA
- a CDS encoding glycosyltransferase, whose amino-acid sequence MRILIVLPEQDRATGNWVTAERFARGLRAGDHQVELCATPLDPAPLRTSLAAFRPELALLLHAYRSGRPWREAGGACPFLVLLTGTDLNQGLSDQGQSDTIRRVLGAAATILLQNPLLVARFQAELPELTARLQLLPAAVEPGTLSYPLRERHQLPEDRPLLLFPAGIRPVKGQRELLALLAPLAADLPPFHLACCGPLLDADYGRSLLTDLAAAPWADYIGIIPPAAMAAALRQSDLVLNHSRSEGLPNALLEAATLGVPILARAIPGNAAVVTPGINGLLYRDGAEFAAQLRRLLEDPAYRNTLSRPTTDYDPAQEAAQLDTLCRQSIS is encoded by the coding sequence ATGCGCATCCTGATCGTCCTCCCCGAACAGGACCGCGCCACCGGCAACTGGGTCACGGCCGAGCGCTTCGCCCGCGGCCTGCGCGCCGGCGATCACCAGGTGGAGCTCTGCGCCACCCCCCTCGACCCGGCCCCGCTGCGCACTTCCCTCGCCGCCTTTCGTCCCGAGCTGGCGCTGCTGCTGCACGCCTACCGCAGTGGCCGGCCGTGGCGCGAGGCGGGCGGTGCCTGCCCGTTCCTGGTCCTGCTCACCGGCACCGATCTCAACCAGGGGCTTTCCGATCAGGGGCAGAGCGACACGATACGCCGGGTCCTCGGCGCCGCGGCGACGATCCTGCTGCAGAACCCGCTCCTCGTCGCCCGTTTTCAGGCAGAGCTGCCCGAGCTCACCGCGCGTTTGCAACTCTTGCCGGCGGCGGTCGAACCGGGGACCCTCTCCTACCCGCTGCGCGAACGTCACCAGCTCCCCGAAGACCGGCCGCTCCTCCTCTTCCCGGCCGGAATCCGCCCGGTCAAGGGGCAGCGCGAACTGTTGGCGCTGCTCGCCCCCCTGGCCGCGGACCTCCCCCCCTTCCACCTCGCCTGCTGCGGCCCGCTCCTTGATGCCGACTATGGCCGCAGCCTCCTCACCGATCTCGCGGCCGCTCCCTGGGCGGACTACATCGGCATCATCCCGCCCGCGGCGATGGCGGCAGCGCTGCGCCAATCGGACCTTGTCCTCAATCACTCCCGCAGCGAGGGGCTCCCCAACGCCCTGCTCGAAGCGGCCACCCTCGGCGTGCCGATCCTCGCCCGCGCCATCCCCGGCAACGCCGCCGTCGTCACCCCCGGCATCAACGGCCTGCTTTACCGCGACGGTGCCGAATTCGCCGCCCAGCTGCGCCGCCTCCTGGAAGACCCCGCCTACCGCAACACCCTCTCCCGCCCGACCACGGACTACGACCCCGCGCAGGAAGCAGCGCAGCTCGACACCCTCTGCCGACAAAGCATTTCATAG
- a CDS encoding ABC transporter permease: MFFSLKIALSSLKTHRLRTALAVMGVLLGALALTGVQSISQAMYAKAEAETAKLGTNLLMARSGQVRFGRDGGGRVRGEAKTFTLGDARALIGGLPAARLGAPFVNATMPVRYGNTKVPSQLIASTPEYADIRNLQLAAGRFFSAAEEASQERVVVLGAKIASRLFPRPEAALGETVLMFRAPVRVIGVLATMGADIVGSDQDEQVLVPLSTYQRRFANQETLSGVYIQLATPQDEAESKLAATEILRRRHQIGPGQREDFSVVTARDTIQLQEQALDLVQTLGLISSSISFAVGGLGILSIMVLLVRTRRLEIGIRRAVGAKRFDIIRQFILEAALMAGIGGLLGVLCAEGLVVVVTRFAKMPLVFDPLLMAGTFLGSLLLGLAAGAYPAWQAAHIEVLEVLRNE, encoded by the coding sequence ATGTTCTTCAGCCTGAAAATCGCCCTCTCCTCCCTCAAGACCCATCGGTTGCGCACGGCGCTGGCGGTGATGGGGGTGCTGCTCGGCGCGCTGGCGCTGACCGGGGTGCAGTCGATCTCCCAGGCGATGTACGCCAAGGCCGAGGCCGAGACCGCCAAGCTCGGCACCAACCTCCTGATGGCCCGCTCCGGCCAGGTGCGCTTCGGCCGCGACGGCGGCGGCCGGGTGCGGGGGGAAGCGAAGACCTTTACCCTCGGTGACGCCCGGGCGCTGATCGGTGGCCTGCCGGCGGCGCGCCTTGGCGCCCCCTTCGTCAACGCGACGATGCCGGTGCGTTACGGCAACACCAAGGTGCCAAGCCAGCTCATCGCCAGCACTCCCGAGTACGCGGATATCCGCAACCTGCAACTCGCCGCCGGGCGCTTCTTCAGCGCCGCCGAAGAAGCATCCCAGGAGCGGGTGGTGGTCCTCGGCGCCAAGATTGCCAGCCGTCTCTTCCCCCGCCCCGAGGCGGCGCTCGGGGAAACGGTCCTGATGTTTAGGGCGCCGGTCCGGGTGATCGGCGTACTGGCCACCATGGGGGCCGACATCGTCGGCAGCGACCAGGACGAGCAGGTCCTGGTCCCCCTCTCCACCTACCAGCGGCGCTTTGCCAACCAGGAGACCCTTAGCGGCGTTTACATCCAGCTCGCCACGCCGCAGGACGAGGCGGAGAGCAAGCTCGCCGCCACCGAGATCCTGCGCCGCCGCCACCAGATCGGTCCCGGCCAGCGCGAGGACTTTTCCGTCGTCACCGCCCGCGACACCATCCAGCTCCAGGAACAGGCCCTCGACCTGGTGCAGACCCTCGGCCTGATCAGCTCCTCCATCTCCTTCGCCGTCGGGGGGCTGGGCATCCTCTCGATCATGGTGCTGCTGGTGCGCACCCGCCGTCTCGAAATCGGCATTCGCCGCGCCGTCGGCGCCAAACGTTTCGACATCATCCGCCAGTTCATCCTCGAAGCGGCGCTGATGGCGGGGATCGGCGGTCTCCTCGGCGTTCTCTGTGCCGAGGGGTTGGTGGTCGTGGTGACCCGTTTCGCCAAGATGCCCCTGGTCTTTGACCCCCTGCTGATGGCCGGCACCTTCCTCGGCTCCCTCCTCCTTGGCCTCGCCGCCGGCGCCTATCCGGCCTGGCAGGCGGCCCACATCGAAGTGCTCGAAGTTCTGCGAAACGAGTAA
- a CDS encoding ABC transporter permease: MTAWSRIPEALRLPGRLLRMAGEALWAYKLRSAFVICGVALGIASLTIIVAAVDGAERKALEIVKFFGPDAAFVIGGNIESRAVGQRTLTLSWEDARAIRTSLPGAYLVVPMRAKGGLSIRTGETSSDLGIAVGATAGYAEVWNWPLAEGRDFDNEDVERGAKVCLIGDTPARALFGDSSPVGRTLYLDRLPLQIIGRLSYRGLSGGRGSIDDRIILPITTLTQRFNLDRKYFRALRVKFRDTDNMTANVANLRSLLRHLHKLEGTDKDDFTILTADEILKFLSMFKGGLVVFLGVTALVAIVVGGFVLANLFYLSVSERTMEIGLKKALGAKKSAILWQILVEAVVLTLIGALLGMAIGMGMGQLLARLEILEILFSWKVFFMALAAAVAIGVLFGLKPARQAANLDPIAALKGL; encoded by the coding sequence ATGACGGCCTGGTCGCGAATTCCTGAGGCGCTGCGCCTGCCCGGGCGCCTGCTGCGCATGGCGGGCGAGGCGCTCTGGGCCTACAAGCTGCGCAGCGCCTTCGTCATCTGCGGCGTCGCCCTCGGCATCGCCTCGCTGACGATCATCGTCGCCGCCGTCGATGGCGCCGAGCGCAAGGCGCTGGAGATAGTCAAGTTCTTCGGTCCCGACGCCGCCTTCGTCATCGGCGGCAACATCGAGAGCCGGGCCGTCGGCCAACGCACCCTGACCCTCTCCTGGGAAGATGCCCGGGCGATCCGCACCTCGCTCCCCGGTGCTTACCTGGTGGTGCCGATGCGCGCCAAGGGCGGGCTGTCGATCCGGACCGGGGAGACCAGCAGCGACCTCGGCATCGCCGTCGGCGCCACCGCCGGCTACGCCGAGGTCTGGAACTGGCCGCTGGCGGAAGGGCGCGATTTCGACAACGAGGATGTCGAGCGTGGCGCCAAGGTCTGCCTGATCGGTGACACGCCGGCGCGGGCCCTCTTCGGCGACAGTTCACCGGTCGGGCGCACCCTCTACCTCGACCGGTTGCCGCTGCAGATCATCGGCCGCCTCTCCTACCGCGGCCTCTCGGGGGGGCGCGGTTCGATCGACGACCGCATCATCCTGCCGATCACCACCCTGACCCAGCGCTTCAACCTCGATCGCAAGTACTTCCGGGCCCTGCGCGTCAAGTTCCGCGATACCGACAACATGACGGCCAACGTCGCCAACCTGCGCAGCCTGCTGCGCCACCTGCACAAGCTCGAAGGGACAGACAAGGACGATTTCACCATCCTCACCGCCGACGAGATCCTCAAGTTCCTGTCGATGTTCAAGGGGGGGCTGGTCGTCTTTCTCGGCGTCACCGCGCTGGTGGCGATCGTGGTCGGCGGCTTCGTCCTCGCCAACCTCTTCTACCTCAGTGTTTCCGAGCGGACCATGGAGATCGGGCTGAAGAAGGCGCTCGGGGCGAAAAAGAGCGCCATCCTCTGGCAGATCCTGGTCGAGGCGGTGGTCCTGACCCTGATCGGCGCCCTGCTCGGCATGGCGATCGGCATGGGAATGGGGCAGTTGCTGGCGCGGCTTGAGATCCTGGAGATCCTCTTCTCCTGGAAGGTCTTCTTCATGGCGCTCGCCGCGGCGGTGGCGATCGGCGTCCTCTTCGGCCTCAAGCCGGCGCGCCAGGCCGCCAACCTCGACCCGATCGCGGCGCTCAAGGGGCTGTAA
- a CDS encoding ABC transporter ATP-binding protein has protein sequence MSDAAPLILLDQIVRSYRQGEQEIAVLKGISLNIDPGEFVALQGPSGSGKSTLLHILGLLDRPSGGRYLLQGEDVAGLPDDRLSELRNRTLGFLFQSFYLVPYVSALENVILPGLYGPTPGRQLRQRAEELLVQVGLGDRLHFKPSQLSGGQQQRVALARALVNDPQLLLADEPTGQLDSTTSVEILELLDTIHAQGRTLILVTHDEETAARAQRRIVLHDGLVANS, from the coding sequence ATGAGTGACGCCGCGCCGCTGATCCTCCTCGACCAGATCGTCCGCAGCTACCGCCAGGGGGAGCAGGAGATCGCCGTTCTCAAGGGGATCAGCCTCAACATCGACCCGGGCGAATTCGTCGCCCTGCAGGGACCCTCCGGCTCCGGCAAGTCGACCCTGCTGCACATCCTCGGTCTCCTCGACCGCCCCAGCGGCGGCCGCTACCTGCTGCAGGGGGAGGATGTCGCCGGGCTCCCCGACGACCGCCTCAGCGAGCTGCGCAACCGCACCCTCGGCTTCCTCTTCCAGAGTTTCTACCTCGTCCCCTACGTCTCGGCGCTGGAGAATGTCATCCTCCCCGGCCTCTACGGACCGACCCCGGGACGGCAGTTGCGCCAGCGCGCCGAAGAGCTGCTGGTCCAGGTCGGACTCGGCGACCGCCTCCACTTCAAGCCGAGCCAGCTCTCCGGCGGCCAGCAGCAGCGGGTGGCCCTGGCCCGGGCGCTGGTCAACGATCCCCAGCTCCTCCTCGCCGACGAGCCGACCGGCCAGCTCGACTCGACCACCAGCGTCGAAATCCTCGAGCTCCTCGACACCATCCACGCCCAGGGACGGACCCTGATCCTCGTCACCCACGACGAGGAGACCGCCGCCCGGGCGCAGCGGAGGATCGTGCTGCATGACGGCCTGGTCGCGAATTCCTGA
- a CDS encoding efflux RND transporter periplasmic adaptor subunit, giving the protein MKKWIIAVLILAVAGGLFWWRSAGREKPLKILKTEVVTRGTVRKVLEETGIIKSQVGAIVKIGARATGTVEKMLVKVGDPVAKGQLVARIDNRELRAQLAEAEAGLATARAELARVEKVYPLQIAEAEANRAAAVSQANYLAANARRLESLLAEGFVSRDEVDNAAQKATAQAAQVRAAAATVERLQGEFAEVRTKAARSVDQAAANADSLRIRISYTTIYSPIAGVVSQVTAQEGETIVAGLQVANLITVLDTARLEMWVYVDETDVGQVHPEQPVEFRVDAYPGEIFHGTIKTIYPQPEIRDNIVYYQALVAIDAEQAAKLRPEMTTQVQIVVAQKEDVLLVPNTALKWVDDRQLIFVEGADGTVRQVPPQLGLAGLTHSEMTAGLQAGEKVATEISLPGQKPARAKNP; this is encoded by the coding sequence ATGAAAAAATGGATAATCGCGGTTCTGATCCTCGCGGTCGCTGGCGGCCTCTTCTGGTGGCGCAGCGCCGGCCGGGAAAAGCCGTTGAAAATTCTCAAGACCGAAGTCGTGACCCGCGGCACGGTGCGCAAGGTCCTCGAGGAGACCGGGATCATCAAGTCCCAGGTCGGCGCCATCGTCAAGATCGGCGCCCGCGCCACCGGTACCGTCGAAAAGATGCTGGTCAAGGTCGGCGACCCGGTCGCCAAGGGCCAGCTGGTCGCCCGCATCGATAACCGTGAGCTGCGCGCCCAGCTCGCCGAAGCCGAAGCTGGCCTCGCCACCGCCCGCGCCGAACTGGCCCGGGTGGAGAAGGTCTATCCGCTGCAGATCGCCGAGGCGGAGGCGAACCGGGCCGCGGCGGTCAGCCAGGCCAACTACCTCGCCGCCAACGCCCGTCGCCTCGAGTCGCTCCTCGCCGAGGGGTTCGTCTCCCGCGACGAGGTCGACAACGCCGCCCAGAAGGCGACCGCCCAGGCCGCCCAGGTGCGGGCGGCGGCGGCGACCGTCGAGCGCCTGCAGGGGGAGTTCGCCGAGGTGCGTACCAAGGCGGCGCGCAGCGTCGACCAGGCGGCGGCCAATGCCGACTCGCTGCGCATCCGCATCTCCTACACCACCATCTACAGCCCCATCGCCGGGGTGGTCAGCCAGGTTACCGCCCAGGAGGGGGAGACGATCGTCGCCGGGCTCCAGGTCGCCAACCTGATCACCGTCCTCGACACCGCGCGGCTGGAAATGTGGGTCTATGTCGACGAGACTGACGTCGGCCAGGTCCACCCGGAGCAGCCGGTGGAATTTCGCGTCGACGCCTACCCCGGCGAGATCTTCCACGGCACAATCAAGACCATCTACCCGCAACCGGAGATCCGCGACAACATCGTCTACTATCAGGCGCTGGTCGCCATCGACGCCGAGCAGGCGGCAAAACTGCGCCCGGAGATGACGACCCAGGTGCAGATCGTGGTGGCGCAGAAGGAGGATGTCCTGCTCGTCCCCAACACCGCGCTGAAATGGGTCGACGACCGCCAGCTGATCTTCGTCGAGGGGGCGGACGGCACGGTGCGCCAGGTACCGCCCCAGCTCGGTCTCGCCGGTCTTACCCACAGCGAAATGACCGCGGGACTTCAGGCCGGGGAGAAGGTGGCGACGGAGATCTCGCTCCCCGGGCAGAAGCCGGCCAGGGCCAAGAATCCATGA
- a CDS encoding alpha/beta hydrolase has protein sequence MYQRLPATLLLILLLFAPLTGCSNGVRYIFNASSDSRGLPTEVGLAFEEVWFPTSDGLSLHGWYLPGRRPGPLLFYCHGNAANISYRLDILDYFHARLGLPVFIFDYRGYGNSAGAAMAESDLYVDARGALAYLEGRGWQPAQMVYFGRSLGAAIALQMALEQPPAGLVLESAFTSLRDIARRLRPVSYTLFGSWLLGSAYDNLAKIEQLRVPLLIIQGSKDPIVPAEMSARLYARAPQPKQRVLMPGAGHSDSFRVAERAYGEAWDGFLATLPVAANPAPPSQSDLSRL, from the coding sequence ATGTACCAGCGATTGCCAGCGACCCTGCTCCTTATCCTCCTCCTCTTCGCCCCCCTGACCGGCTGCAGCAACGGGGTCCGCTATATCTTCAACGCCAGCAGCGACAGTCGCGGGCTCCCCACCGAGGTCGGGCTCGCCTTTGAAGAGGTCTGGTTCCCGACCAGCGACGGGCTGTCGCTCCATGGCTGGTATCTCCCGGGGCGCCGCCCGGGGCCGCTCCTCTTCTACTGCCACGGTAACGCCGCCAACATCTCCTACCGGCTCGATATCCTCGACTACTTTCATGCCCGGCTCGGGCTGCCGGTATTCATCTTCGACTACCGGGGTTACGGTAACAGCGCTGGCGCGGCCATGGCCGAGAGCGACCTCTATGTCGATGCCCGCGGCGCCCTCGCCTACCTCGAAGGGCGCGGCTGGCAGCCGGCGCAGATGGTCTATTTCGGCCGCTCCCTCGGCGCCGCCATCGCCCTGCAGATGGCCCTGGAGCAGCCGCCGGCGGGGCTGGTGCTGGAGAGCGCCTTCACCTCGCTGCGCGATATCGCCCGCCGGCTGCGCCCGGTCTCCTACACCCTCTTCGGCTCCTGGCTCCTGGGGAGCGCCTACGACAACCTGGCCAAAATCGAGCAGTTGCGGGTGCCGCTGCTGATCATCCAGGGGTCAAAGGATCCGATCGTGCCGGCGGAGATGTCGGCGCGCCTCTATGCACGGGCGCCGCAGCCGAAACAGCGGGTGCTGATGCCCGGCGCCGGCCACAGCGATTCCTTCCGCGTCGCTGAACGCGCCTATGGCGAGGCCTGGGACGGTTTCCTGGCGACCCTGCCGGTCGCCGCCAACCCGGCCCCTCCTTCCCAATCCGATCTCAGCCGGCTATAA
- the aroC gene encoding chorismate synthase — translation MSSSFGTLFKIATFGESHCPAVGVVVDGCPPGMELRREDIQVQLDRRRPGQSKLSTDRSEADQVKILSGVEFDRTLGTPIGMLVPNLDQRPGDYGETLQVPRPSHADYTYQMKYGIRAASGGGRASARETIGRVAAGAIAEKYLRETHGIEIVAWVSAVGAVEAPAADPFLLTRSQVDANPVRCPDAATAAAMEEEIVAVRAAQDSIGGVVSCVCRHVPAGLGEPVFGKLEALLAQSMLSLPASKGFEFGSGFAGTRLRGSQHNDPFVVRSGGRLGTLTNHSGGVQGGISNGEPISFRVAFKPVATIGLAQQTVDLDGNEVTLEAKGRHDPCVVPRAVPIVEAMAALTLIDLLLIQRARAGHF, via the coding sequence ATGTCGAGCAGTTTCGGTACCCTGTTCAAAATCGCCACCTTCGGCGAATCCCATTGCCCGGCGGTCGGAGTGGTGGTCGATGGCTGCCCGCCCGGCATGGAGCTGCGCCGGGAGGATATCCAGGTCCAGCTCGACCGGCGCCGGCCGGGGCAGAGCAAGCTCTCCACCGATCGCAGCGAGGCGGATCAGGTCAAGATCCTCTCCGGCGTCGAGTTCGATCGCACCCTCGGCACGCCGATCGGCATGCTGGTCCCCAATCTCGACCAGCGCCCCGGCGACTACGGCGAGACGCTGCAGGTGCCGCGCCCGTCCCATGCCGACTATACCTACCAGATGAAATATGGCATCCGTGCCGCCAGTGGGGGCGGCCGGGCGAGCGCCCGGGAGACGATCGGCCGCGTCGCCGCTGGCGCCATTGCCGAAAAATACCTGCGCGAAACCCACGGCATCGAAATCGTCGCCTGGGTCAGCGCCGTCGGTGCCGTCGAGGCTCCCGCCGCCGACCCCTTCCTTCTGACCCGCAGCCAGGTCGATGCGAACCCGGTGCGCTGTCCCGATGCGGCCACGGCCGCGGCGATGGAAGAGGAGATTGTCGCCGTGCGGGCGGCGCAGGATTCGATCGGCGGGGTGGTCTCCTGCGTCTGTCGCCATGTCCCGGCCGGTCTCGGCGAGCCGGTCTTCGGCAAGCTGGAGGCGCTCCTCGCCCAGTCGATGCTGTCGCTGCCGGCGAGCAAGGGGTTCGAGTTCGGCTCCGGCTTTGCCGGCACCCGCCTGCGCGGCTCCCAGCACAACGACCCCTTCGTGGTGCGCAGCGGCGGCCGTCTTGGCACCCTCACCAACCACAGCGGCGGGGTCCAGGGGGGAATCAGCAACGGCGAGCCGATCTCTTTCCGCGTCGCCTTCAAGCCGGTGGCGACCATTGGCCTGGCCCAGCAGACCGTCGATCTCGACGGCAACGAGGTCACCCTCGAAGCGAAGGGACGCCACGATCCCTGCGTCGTGCCGCGGGCGGTGCCGATCGTCGAAGCGATGGCCGCGCTGACCCTGATCGACCTGCTGCTGATCCAGCGGGCCCGGGCCGGTCACTTCTGA